In bacterium, the following proteins share a genomic window:
- a CDS encoding cytochrome C assembly protein: protein MNLSLFISFVWASITYVLYLTFMIVPDEKIMGPVQRIFYFHVPAAFAGYLALAFLLIGALSYLATHNPKFDALQRSAAEVGFLFISLNLFTGMIWGNAAWGTPFTLEPRLVSSLLLWLLLLSLNVFRSFGDSPKLPTHIAALGIMTCMTVPVVIYSIKLLPQFQQLHPQVVQKGGLPDPMMRHAFYVGSFAIMALGIALVWLRYKVTWLQYQLADIAKTMGERPS from the coding sequence ATGAATCTGTCTCTCTTTATCAGCTTTGTATGGGCCAGCATCACATACGTGCTGTATCTTACGTTTATGATAGTTCCTGATGAAAAAATCATGGGGCCTGTACAACGAATTTTCTATTTCCATGTTCCAGCTGCTTTTGCTGGCTATCTCGCTCTTGCGTTCTTACTTATTGGAGCGCTGAGCTACTTAGCGACCCATAACCCAAAGTTTGACGCTCTTCAACGCAGCGCCGCGGAAGTCGGATTCCTTTTCATCTCGTTGAATCTTTTTACTGGAATGATATGGGGAAATGCCGCCTGGGGGACTCCATTTACCCTAGAGCCAAGACTTGTTTCATCTTTATTACTTTGGCTGCTTCTTCTCAGTCTTAATGTTTTTCGCTCCTTTGGTGACTCACCTAAATTACCGACGCACATAGCGGCGCTTGGCATAATGACCTGCATGACTGTTCCCGTGGTCATTTATTCGATTAAACTTCTCCCTCAGTTTCAGCAGCTTCATCCTCAAGTGGTTCAAAAAGGTGGGCTTCCCGATCCCATGATGCGGCATGCCTTCTATGTCGGCTCTTTTGCAATTATGGCTCTTGGAATTGCTCTCGTGTGGCTCCGCTACAAAGTTACGTGGCTTCAATATCAATTAGCGGACATTGCAAAAACTATGGGGGAAAGACCATCATGA
- the ysxC gene encoding ribosome biogenesis GTP-binding protein YsxC: MNNTPETHIQILQVEHLCSAPTLEAMPQEGIPEVAFVGRSNVGKSSLFNRITGRKNLAHTSSVPGKTQSFHSYEVTARVNGEDHLLHLIDLPGFGYAKFSKKKREYISRLTVEYMSSREPLKGILLLNDIRRDPAEDELAIQALGFEYGIPVCIVATKADKVKRNDVKKRLKAIADKYHLQADDIIISGEKYQHDPVWQQILMLLG, from the coding sequence ATGAATAATACCCCTGAGACACATATACAGATTCTGCAGGTTGAGCACCTGTGCTCTGCTCCGACTCTAGAGGCAATGCCTCAGGAGGGTATTCCTGAGGTTGCATTCGTCGGACGTTCAAATGTTGGAAAATCAAGCCTTTTTAATAGAATTACTGGCCGTAAAAACTTAGCTCATACAAGCAGTGTACCCGGAAAGACACAAAGCTTTCACTCGTATGAGGTAACTGCACGAGTGAACGGAGAGGATCATCTTCTTCATTTGATTGACCTTCCAGGATTTGGCTATGCAAAGTTCTCAAAAAAGAAGCGTGAGTACATTAGCCGACTGACAGTGGAATATATGTCATCCCGTGAACCCCTGAAGGGAATACTTCTCCTGAATGACATACGCCGCGATCCAGCAGAAGATGAGCTTGCGATTCAAGCTCTCGGTTTTGAATACGGAATTCCTGTCTGCATCGTTGCGACGAAAGCTGACAAAGTAAAACGCAACGATGTAAAAAAGCGTCTGAAAGCAATCGCGGACAAGTACCATTTACAAGCGGATGATATCATTATTTCGGGAGAGAAATATCAGCATGATCCCGTATGGCAACAAATTTTAATGCTATTGGGTTAG